From the Synechococcus sp. HK01-R genome, one window contains:
- a CDS encoding AI-2E family transporter — protein MAWPSWLRWGLALPLLTLNLYVLRQLLLPLAPFPGLFLTSALIAFLLDIPCRWLSRRGLPRWLAILLVTLVTVGALGLAGVTLVPRLIDQLAQLINALPSWLVQAEAWISGLQDWAASRGLPSEFGDLSSDLLTRVSRVASQFSQRLLGILGATLGTTINTVIVLVLAVFFLLGGDAITAGLARWLPEQWRALVISTITRTFRGYFGGQVLLALILSAGQILVFTLLSIPYGVLFAVLIGLTTLIPYASALTIVAVSALLAVQDPRTGLEILAAAIGVGQIVDQVIQPRLMGSIVGLQPAWLLIALPLGARAGDLLGLGELLGLLLAVPVASCFKTLVDAWVELRTSPESRPG, from the coding sequence ATGGCTTGGCCGAGCTGGTTGCGATGGGGGCTTGCTCTGCCGCTGCTGACCCTCAATCTCTACGTTCTGAGGCAGTTACTGCTGCCTCTGGCGCCATTTCCGGGGCTGTTTCTTACGTCGGCTCTGATTGCCTTTCTGCTGGATATTCCCTGTCGCTGGCTCAGTCGCCGCGGTCTGCCCCGATGGTTGGCGATCCTGCTGGTCACCCTGGTCACCGTCGGAGCCCTTGGTCTCGCTGGGGTCACCCTGGTTCCCAGGTTGATTGATCAGCTGGCGCAGCTGATCAATGCCCTGCCCAGCTGGTTGGTGCAGGCGGAAGCCTGGATCAGCGGTTTGCAGGATTGGGCCGCCTCGCGTGGGTTGCCCAGTGAGTTCGGTGATCTGAGCAGCGATCTGCTGACGCGTGTCAGTCGGGTGGCGAGTCAGTTCAGTCAGCGCTTGCTGGGAATTCTCGGGGCGACGCTCGGCACCACGATCAACACGGTGATCGTTCTGGTGCTGGCCGTGTTCTTTCTGCTTGGGGGCGATGCGATCACCGCCGGGCTCGCTCGCTGGTTGCCTGAGCAGTGGCGTGCCCTGGTGATTAGCACGATCACACGCACCTTTCGTGGTTATTTCGGCGGCCAGGTGCTGCTGGCACTCATTCTCAGTGCCGGGCAGATCCTTGTCTTCACGTTGCTGTCCATTCCCTACGGCGTGCTCTTTGCCGTTTTGATTGGCCTGACGACCCTGATTCCCTATGCCAGCGCCCTCACCATCGTTGCCGTGAGTGCACTACTGGCGGTGCAGGACCCCCGCACCGGTTTGGAGATCCTGGCCGCGGCTATCGGTGTCGGTCAGATCGTGGATCAGGTCATCCAACCCCGTCTGATGGGAAGCATCGTTGGTTTGCAGCCCGCCTGGTTGCTGATCGCCCTTCCGTTGGGTGCCAGAGCTGGCGATCTGCTGGGGCTGGGTGAATTGCTGGGGCTGCTGCTGGCCGTTCCAGTGGCCAGCTGCTTCAAGACTCTTGTTGATGCCTGGGTGGAGCTCAGGACTTCGCCGGAATCACGCCCAGGCTGA
- the purE gene encoding 5-(carboxyamino)imidazole ribonucleotide mutase: MPSVAPQVAVIMGSDSDLPTLQPAVEALEQLGVAVEVRVLSAHRTPLEMVMFAQQARDQGLKVIVAGAGGAAHLPGMVAALTTLPVIGVPVQSRALSGVDSLHSIVQMPGGIPVATVAIGGGLNAGLLAAQILATADEALAERLATYRQELHDMVTGKDARLQAIGSSRYLEGMAGR, translated from the coding sequence ATGCCTTCAGTCGCACCCCAGGTGGCGGTGATCATGGGTAGTGATTCCGATCTGCCCACCCTGCAGCCAGCCGTTGAGGCGTTGGAGCAGTTGGGAGTGGCGGTTGAGGTGCGTGTGCTCTCCGCCCATCGCACACCTTTGGAGATGGTGATGTTCGCGCAGCAGGCTCGAGACCAGGGCCTCAAGGTGATCGTGGCCGGTGCTGGTGGTGCTGCCCATCTGCCCGGGATGGTCGCCGCGCTCACAACCCTCCCTGTGATCGGCGTGCCGGTGCAGAGCCGGGCGCTCTCTGGGGTGGATTCCCTGCATTCGATCGTGCAGATGCCAGGAGGGATTCCGGTGGCCACGGTGGCGATCGGAGGGGGGCTCAACGCCGGCTTGTTAGCGGCTCAAATTCTTGCCACCGCCGACGAAGCCCTGGCGGAGCGGCTGGCCACCTATCGCCAGGAACTGCACGACATGGTCACCGGCAAGGATGCCCGGCTTCAGGCGATCGGATCGAGCCGCTACCTGGAAGGGATGGCGGGCCGCTGA